One Meiothermus sp. CFH 77666 genomic region harbors:
- a CDS encoding polysaccharide biosynthesis tyrosine autokinase, with protein MIQQIPQEPEIDLVRLGQILRRNGWRLLLFAASLGFLTFFFSWLQVPTYQASSRLLAAQSSAFSGSNLLGTLPSQNLIDAEAYREAALSNLVLGRTLQAANLPSEPRDLELFTRNARVRTIQGQNSNVIILSVRSPNPQQAAQLANIWATSLIRWDDERVRGSFGSYRESLEAQLAVVKNQISQASNQGAESLSGLRTLQASLLRDIDLVRALERSASGQLSLIDRAVAPVRPTSPRPALYAVVAFLVGLVLAFGLLLLRETSVRNVRNADEAFSLTSLPILGEFPEMPAGTGRTLSPEVASYLDISVTHTIAGGSPRIIAITSPAALEGKSSVAISLARACAKAGKLTLLIDLDSRKPVLHQEFRITKGQDIVSVLVNLPRIHPQPTLVENNLYLIPCLQPLENPPRLLSEMFRPFIAHLKESGQYDIIIIDTPPVLSVTDTLIIAPYVSGVLMVVREGQTDRRQLRSALDILKRVGAQTLGLVMNRVRDSQTFPKPDKVYGVGRKGTGIFKSARLEEKS; from the coding sequence ATGATTCAGCAAATTCCACAGGAACCCGAAATTGACCTGGTGCGCCTGGGTCAGATACTGCGCCGTAATGGGTGGAGACTGCTATTGTTTGCCGCTTCTTTGGGGTTCCTGACATTCTTCTTTTCCTGGTTGCAGGTTCCTACTTACCAGGCCAGCTCCCGCCTGCTGGCGGCACAAAGCAGCGCTTTTTCGGGCAGCAATCTTCTAGGCACGCTACCTTCCCAGAACCTCATTGATGCCGAAGCTTACCGTGAGGCCGCCCTCAGCAACCTAGTACTGGGACGCACTCTCCAAGCCGCCAACCTACCCAGCGAGCCGCGCGACCTCGAGCTGTTTACCCGCAACGCTCGGGTACGCACCATCCAAGGCCAAAACTCTAACGTCATTATTCTGAGTGTACGGAGCCCCAACCCGCAACAAGCAGCCCAGCTTGCCAACATCTGGGCCACCAGCCTTATCCGCTGGGACGACGAGCGCGTGCGGGGCAGTTTTGGGAGCTACCGGGAGTCGCTGGAAGCTCAACTCGCGGTAGTGAAAAATCAGATCAGCCAAGCCTCCAATCAAGGTGCAGAGAGCCTGTCCGGTCTGCGCACTTTGCAAGCCTCCTTGCTGCGGGACATTGATCTGGTTCGGGCCTTAGAACGTAGTGCCAGCGGGCAGCTCTCCCTGATAGATCGGGCCGTTGCCCCCGTCCGTCCTACCAGTCCGCGTCCTGCGCTGTATGCGGTGGTGGCTTTCCTGGTGGGGCTGGTACTCGCCTTCGGCTTGCTCCTATTACGGGAAACCAGTGTACGCAATGTACGCAACGCCGACGAAGCCTTCAGCCTGACCTCACTGCCCATACTGGGTGAGTTTCCCGAGATGCCGGCGGGCACAGGGCGCACCCTCTCCCCTGAAGTGGCCAGCTACCTTGACATCAGCGTGACCCACACCATTGCAGGGGGCAGCCCACGAATTATCGCCATTACCAGTCCGGCAGCCCTCGAGGGCAAAAGTAGTGTGGCCATCAGCCTGGCGCGGGCCTGCGCCAAAGCAGGTAAGCTCACCCTGCTGATTGACCTGGACAGCCGCAAACCGGTGCTGCACCAGGAGTTTCGCATCACCAAGGGCCAGGACATCGTGAGCGTACTGGTCAACCTGCCCCGCATACACCCTCAGCCCACCCTGGTCGAGAACAACCTGTACCTGATTCCCTGTCTGCAACCCCTCGAGAACCCCCCCCGCTTGCTCTCCGAGATGTTTCGTCCCTTCATTGCTCATCTCAAGGAGAGCGGCCAGTACGACATAATCATCATTGACACCCCGCCCGTGCTGAGTGTAACCGATACCCTGATCATAGCCCCTTATGTTTCCGGGGTGCTGATGGTGGTGCGCGAAGGCCAGACCGACCGGCGCCAGTTGCGCTCGGCCCTGGATATCCTCAAGCGGGTCGGGGCCCAGACCCTGGGTCTGGTGATGAACCGGGTACGTGATAGCCAGACTTTTCCCAAGCCCGACAAAGTATACGGAGTCGGCAGAAAAGGCACCGGCATTTTCAAATCCGCCAGGCTCGAGGAAAAGTCGTAA